The DNA window TGGAACTgcatctttttctttatttcctcttcaCTGATCACATGTTGTCAGGGTAGAAGTTGTGGCAACTGGAACTTGTAGTTTTTTGTGTGGTTGAAATGTCCATCGTGACAAATACAGGCATCAATTtagctcagagacacacaccaaaaaaacgTAGACAACAAAACCTACCGTACACAAACAGTTACCCAACAATAAAGTTTGGCTTCCTACATTGTCCAGTCCTCTCGTGTTCGAACatgcaatttttttatattcaaaattaacaaataaattcTCAGTCAGTTAATATTTTGTCATTTCACTATTTAGAAATTCTTCCCCAAAcgaatcaaatttaaaattCTACCGCCGCACGTCTCAATACCTGATAATTTGATCTTAACAATGGAAATAAATTGCACATTCTTTTTAACCAGTTAGATAGTTTTGTGTGTAATCATTCTTTAAGTGTAAAAGTAAAGATAATGCCCGACAGTCCCTTAAACTCCAGACAAAGTGCACTTTGGTCGAGgcgaagaaaaagagaaaattagcTGCTCATTTGAAAATCACAGTAAGTAACAGAAAGCCACAATATGACGCCACGGAGCTGTAATTTAAAGCTGTTAGAGAAACACAGGCAGAAGCTGCGATTGACTCGAATTGAAACGGAATGAATAAACAGCtacaacataaaaaacaataatcacttgatttataaattattatctCATTACGTGAGTTCAAACCAAGCTGTTTATTCTTTCATTGCCAAACCTCTTTCATTCTCTGGTATGAACATCATCCATGTCGAGGGCTCCTGCTCAGAGGATGTGGGTGCAGTCGGGGCGGGAGCCTCCGTACTGCAGGACGCCCGGACCCGTGGAGGCTCTGCTCGGGCTCTCCAGGCCGCCTCGGGGTCCTGAACTAGGGCCGGCTGAAGACAAACCCCCCCCACCGCCgccgatgatgatgatgctgttgCTGGCGGCGGTGGAGGACTCTCTCTCCGCCTGGAGCCAGGACTGAGCGGGTGTGGCGGGGCGGTGGAGGCAGTGAGCGTCCAGcatctccagcagcaggtcgtACAGAGGCACTTTGTTCTTGCACTTCATGCTGTAGAGGTGCTCCATGCCCTTGTTGCTGCGGGGAAACAAAAGAGACGCGAGAAATCAAAGTCCATTTactatttcattttaataacaactagaaaaaataatttaaatatgttgattttattcctgtttaaatgtttaaagtttTGCCCTTTTGCTGCTTTgtgttcaggttttttttttaatactcttACTGGACATTTAGCTGCTTTATCCAATAAACTGTTTAATTGAAGTTTATATTGCACTTTCCTCTCAATAAGCTGAAATCATTACCACACTGTTGCAGTTCATTTAAAGAAGACACATGAAgtttacatgctctaatgttcaggaAACACTTCACATCCCTCAGACTGTCCAGCGTTTATAAACCATGAATAAATCAACTGACCTAAACCTGATATTGTTCTAAAAGGAAACTCAACACTTTCTGAATCATTTACACTTTCGCATACTAAATGCAATTAAAATAATCTACTAATATGCTAAAAGGTTTTTTCTAACAGGATTTCACCTCATGTGTCTGATGTgggagagcagcaggagcagctgggCCTGCCGTCTCCACTGCTGCTGAACGGGGCatcctgattggctgatgtGATGTATGAGAGCGTCCGTGATGGTCTCCAGCATCTCCTGTACCGCCGAGGTGTTGTGCAGCGGCTCCATGGTGCCGgtgcagaaggagaaggagcctgagagaggaggaacgCAGAAGGGCTCACATGTCAAATCAAGAATAAGAGAAAAGCAGCTTTTATCTGATGACCCATGGTACATATGAGAAACCACTCAGTCAATACAAGCTcatccagctcctgcagctgggcCACTAATGTCCTCTCACTGGTATTTCCGTTGACTCAGTTTCGTATTCAGAAACATCTCCAGATCGGAGACAGCCGTCTGACCTGAGTCATGTTGTCACGGCAACAGTTACCTGTCCAGAACACTCTGTTTGCCTAATGTGAGCGAGCTTCACCTCTGCAGGTGGAGATTAGCACTGTTTAGCGTCCACCCACTGGAACAGGAGGAAAACGAAAACAAGCGAATATATGGGGAATGAAACAAGCGAATGAACAAGAGAGACGTGATGTCTTTAGTGTCTCTGCTGCCACTGTCCATTTCCAGGCAAAGGAAAAGCGCTTAAACTGTAAACCCAACATCATGTGGCCTCACCCGAGTTGAGGAGGATGATCGCTTTGAGACACACGAACTCCTCCGAGTTGAGTTTGAGCGTGCGGAAGCGGGACGCAGTGGCCAGCAGCATGTCGAAGATCTCGGCCATGCCCTCCACACAGTTCCCTTCGTTCCTGtagaaaagaaggaaagaagacaGGTTGTTTGCAAGTCAGATTTTtaggcttcttcttctcccctgtTCGTCATCTGAGGGGGAGAGCAAgcgagcaaaaaaaaaaaagataaaaaactaATGGAATGAATCACCGCGGTGCTCTATTGGTCGGCCCAGTCGAAAagtgatggaaggatggataaTGTCCGGTGGTTTGAGAGCCAAGATAAACTTGGACAGCACAGAGCCAAAGGGAATTTGTCAACAGTGACCCGCGGCGTTTTAGTTATCATGTCCAATTGGTGAGCACACTCACCCGGAGACCGGGTTTTTAGAGATAATACTCTGTAATACACGTCTGAATCAAATGGGGCCATCAGGCACATCAGGCAGTAAAAGCTCTGTCTGTCtaatcctcttctctctctctctccctctctctctctctctctctcaggtggaTGCTGCGGcttgtccagctgtttactTTGCACATGAGGGGAAATGGAGGGAAGAGGCTGTTCctgcaaagaagaaaacagcCATGTCTCCCtgcttctctttgtgtctctctctcccctcgccTCCTttcccatcaccccccccccccttttccatCATTCCTTGCACTGAGGCTTTGATTAAGTCTCTGTCCCGGTTGCCAACTCAGCACCGTAATGACAAGCCAGTAtttcaggtgagagagaggctgctctcCTCTCGACGGGGGATCTCGTAATTAGACTTTCGCTCAATGTCGGATGTGTTGGTTTACGACACAAAAGGCGGCAGACGTGCGAAATGGAAAAATCTACAATGCTGATGTGTCACTCTGATCAtctgtgagagtgagagagaggtggggaaGAAAAGCAGGGTCCAAGGTATGAAAAAAAGAGTATTTCTCCCCGCTTACCTGTCCAGTATGAGGTCCTGAGCGAAGATGAGTTTGCCAGGGCATTGGATGGACCTCCAGATGAGGCCGATCATCAGCACCTCCAACCACGagctctccagcagctgcacctGGTCGTGGAGGGACAGCTGCAGGAAacctggagagacacacacacagcgagaaTTATCCCTCTTCCACCGCGGCAGCTCCTCTCAAAAACAGATCTTTGGTTTTTCCACAGCTGAAGAAACTGGTTTCAAGGAGGCACCAACTCTTCGCtggtggagaagaaagaaccgGCTGAGTCAGGGTCAGGGAGCGGAATTATCACGACCAACCAAAGCTTTGTCGTTACCACCACCAGACAACACTTAACACTTTTTCTTTCTATGTTATCTTTGACCAAAAAGCTCTATAATAACTGTCACTTAAATCTCTTATTCATGCCAACTAGACAATATGAATTGTAGTGGTATGAGCCAGGGAGGAACCCTGAAagtttggtgcggatccagatcagggggcagatccaggatttttctcactttctctgattcagatgaaaatgttcatataaaaacataacctgAGTTAAAAAATCATCTGATAAGTGTTGATTTATCAGAGCTGATTATTTGGCAAGTGGATGTTCACCATAATGAGCTGTTGAATATTCACACTCTGAGAGTTTCATGTTTCCCGTGCACCTTCTACCCACgcacaacattttaaatacacaagGGCAGGGAACGGCTGCTCAAATGAAACCACCGGTAATGTCTCCTGCTCACATAAGAAGCCTTATCGCCGGCACTCAGCTGTCTCAATCCATATATAATTACAGCCACTTCACTCCCATTGCCCCCCCATGTACCCTGTTTGGGACCCCTCGCAATTAAAACTGTGTGCCTTTGGGCTTTTAGTGACGCAAAAGGTTATAATACCTCAAAGTCAGGATTTACTCCCTTAGAGAGCATGTTGGttagtgtggtgtgtgtgtgtgtgtgtgtgtgtgtgtgtgtgtgtgtgtgtgtgtgtgtgtgtgtctgtgtgagatgtGTCTTATACTGCATTTACGCTCGATGGGGTGCCAGCAGATTGGCCAAACAATCCTCTCAAAGCTGATGACTGTAATTTCCATCACTGTAATGGCTctgcatttgtatttttgtgtgtgtgtgtgtgtgtgtgtgtgtgtgtgtgtgtgtgtgtgtgtgtgtgtctgtgtgtgtgtgtgtgtgtgtgtgtgtgtgtgtgtgtgtgtgtgtgtgtgtgtgtgtgtgtgtgtgtgtgtgtgtgtgtgtgtgtgtgtgtgtgtgtgtgtccatgtgccTCAGCAGTCAAACAACAATCAAGAGCCACCCCCCCTCTGTCAAACATCACATCTGTACGGGTTCGAATGTTCAGGAGAGGCCGCGTTTCCCGagcttttgaaaaatatttcttGATTTAGTTGAGACAAGCGATAAATGTCACGTTGCTCCAGTAAAAAGCTGTTATGCACCTGCCCACACTTTTCTGCTCAGAGGTAAAGATTTTTATGAATATCCCTCCAAAAGCTGCAGTGATACACATAACCACTCCACATTAAATCACCGGATATTATAGCATCAATCTGTCTGACGACCTGATGACAATGATCTAATATTCTGATAACAGTTTGATAcgatttttcattacacattattttttcctccgttttcttttttttattgttttttaaataactgtgtcattagtttttaaatgtaatatgttttttattatttttgcactTGAATCAGACACTAATGGACCTGGTTTGTTTATGAATAATTATAGAAATGTTTGGGAGGGAAAAAGGCAGACACTGTCTTATTGGTCCCCTGCAGCTGTAGTACAGAAAATATCACACATGCATGAGAATTATTTAACTAGTACTTTTGCGATCTACGGCAGAACCGGTGCAATTACTGTATGTCAGATGCTGAGATGAAAAATATGACCAGACTATATTTTTGGTGATCCGTCGTTTTCCCATGTTGCCTATAGCTTGAAGGCAGCAGTTACACATGCAGGTGCTCCAAAACACAGTTCAAGCCAGACAGTGCATCTGGTCCATAATCATCACTGTATCTGTCTTTTACTTTGATTCCTTAAATTCAAATAGTTGTTATAataagtagggctgggcaagttaactcgtttcaatcgagttaactcaagtgatgagttaactcgattaattattttatctcgcattaactcaggtttgattatttattgttttattgtcaaagtcaggcttttattttgtgaaagtctgatgctgactgctgcagaacaggaaaaaagaaaataattggcggataaacaatcgagttaactcatcacttgagttaactcgattaaaacgagttaacttgcccagccctaataataagTAAACACCTATGGTGGGTAGAGATCGTTTCAACTTATTccaatgcattttttttaaataaaaattatatcTTAGAAAATGAAAACTCTGTGAGAAAGTAGTTTGGGAACATTAACTGCTCCTTTGTTGCTTCTCTATGAAATACCTGGAAGCTTCTTGGCCCAGGCGATCATGTGGACCAGCTCCCTGTCGGCCATGCTGGTGAGCAGGGTCATCATGGTGACCTCGGTGTAGGGTTCGCCCGGCTTCTGACGCGAGCACAGTATGGGGGGTTCGGCCCCCTTGAGCAGGACGAGCACCTGGGGAACGCAACAGTTACACAGACGCATTGTGAGTTCATTTCACCTGAAGAAAATCAGACCTGCAGCTCAAAACTGAACTTTTCTTGACCACTAACAGGCAAGAATTAACAATAAGaaggataaagaaaaacacatatcATTGTCTCCATATGAATCGGTACCTGATCAGGCAGCATCACCGTTACGGAGGATTTTCCTCCTGCGGTGCTACTGCTGCGTTTCCTCCCATCCTGGAGGGGCGCTGTTTTGTGGTCCTGGTCCTTGGAGGCCGTATCCCTGTCGCTAGTCCCAGGTCGCCGTTTGTCACGGCGTAAAATGCGGCTGCGGTCCTTACGTACACCTTGAAGACACAGAAGAGGTCTCACAATCACACACCAACTCCCATACACTCCCTCACATGTGACCTCACATCCTGCTCCTGCCCTAAAATCCAGTTGTGTGGATTATACGGAAGCCTGTGGGAGTCGAGGGGTACGAGAAGAAAAATGTGGGAGTGTGCTAATGAGTGGTCGTGCTCAGAGGAAATCATTTCAAGGTCAAGTTTAAGTTAGAGTCTCAAGCTTATCTGCATCCACCAGAACTCTTGGGTTTTTGCCAATCCGATTCCTTTTACATTTTACCAAGAggaatttgttaaattattggCTTGTTTGAAAGTTTaactgtagaaaaggaaaagTAATCTTAGAACCAAAAAGGGAAGAGCAATAGGTGCAATGAATTTCCAAAACACTCAATACTAATTGAGAGAAATttaaaaagcatattttcaatTGTTGTGTAAAAAACATACTCCTGCTAATGTTTCTACGCACCTCCTTTCATCATGCCCACTTCGTAACACTTCCTGAGTCGGCAGGCCTGGCAGCTCTTCCTCCGATTCCTGTCAATAGTGCACTGATTGGTTGCCGGGCACATGTAGTCATTGTGACCTGAAATGGAAGAAAATCTATTAGTCGGAGCTCCTCACTCCAGTGCTGGGTTTAGATTTAGGTTATTTAGTAGCCAGGGACACTGTATTCtcatttttaaattaatctgAGATGGAGGCATCTTGGCTTCGTCATCGCCATGGAGACGGCTGTTTTTCTTTATGACAAGTCTTCTCGTTTCGAGACTTTGCATCAACATGCCGAGACAGCATAACACAAACATGACTCAGCAGTTGATGCTCCGCTCTGCACAGAGGCCGATGTACATGGAGGACGTGCTCCACGTTGTATGTGAGACAAGAGGGGAAAAGGCTCATGGTTCACGaatgaaaaaaactaatatAAACTAAAATGAAACAGTAATTCTGCTCCTCACCGACACTGACCTCCAGTTTCATTGGTTATTTCTCTGTCCAGGTTACAGATACTTTAGTCTAATAAACATCTGCAATGTTAAATCACCATATTTAATaaccaaacatttattttagcagttctttttaattttcaaatggGCCAGATCATTCTTTTTTATGTCTTAACTATATAATTAAACAATTTTGTTTGGTGATATtaagttatataaataaaattgattggaaaacatttttgtattctGATATGCTTAATGTTCCTTAAGTAATAcagataatttaattattttcttactGTAATTAAGCTTCaggatataaatgtatttttaaaccctaaaCTAAAACAGAATAGtaaaatgacatttaacaaacaaacaacacttaATGATTTGGTTCCACCTGTGCTCTTCCTACCCTGGATGCTCCTCTTGAAGAAGGCCTTGCAGCCCTCACAGGACCACACCCCGTAGTGGTACCCGGAGGCGTAGTCGCTGCACACGGCACAGAAACGCGTCTCTTTAGCCATCTCAAATCCCTCGGCTCCGGCTGCACCCCCCGACTCCCCCACACTGTAGCACTCGTCCCTGGGGCCACAGTGGTCCTCTCGGGTTACTGGCTGCTGACTGGACCTGCACCAAGGCACAGATTTCATCCCAAATCATTTCACACAAAACATCACAGTTCTGTGATTGGATAATGTCTATGAATTGTAACGCTGATCCAGAAAGGTGACGAATGGCTGTTTTTCAAGCATGAAAAGAGCTGGAGGTTGTGTCAGAAATGCTTGATGAATAAACTGCACCAGAAGAGGTGAGAGTGGAGTATTCAAGTGGAGATCATTTTTGACATTTACCACTCTAATGTGACAAGTGGGTGAGACGAGAGCCGGCTGCTATTTTCCACCTGAGCCAGGAAACAATCTGTACTTGTGTTGTTCTTACGTATTGTTCCTTTCTCAAGGTCCCTCACAAAGTCCTTAATCTCTGGAATTAGAAACCAGGGCAAAGCTTGATCCTTTCTATAGAGATAATGGTAATGTGTAAAGCGCGCgctaaaaaagaaaacacaacgcGGTTATGTGATTTTGTTTTAGTGAGGATTGAACACGGTGCCAAAATCGTAATTTGTGAATTAAAAGATAATAAACCGAGCTGTGGAGAATTATTGTGTCCTAGAgcctataaataaaaaatcaggaACTATAAACATCAATTAATCCAAACAAGCTCACTGACTTCTTAATTTTCCTCAGGGATCACAATGGTTTAATTTGtgttggagggaaaaaaagagaaagataatTGTGCCCCatgaaaaaaatgcatttgaagAATCTCTTAATATTTTGACTGCACTTCTCATATCAGCTATAAAATccaaacagcacaaacacaaacccaggAGGTGACTTTGCAGACAGAGTATTTGACGTCCTACAAGTTACAGCAGAGAATTGGATGcaactttttaaaaagtcaCGGGAAAGATTCATATCTGTTGATTCAGTCTTTACACTCCAGAGCTAAAGATAGTGTGTGTTCCCTCACCTGTACACGGGTGGAGCTGTGGTCTCCAGGTAGTGGTGGCTGGGTGGAAGCATAAAGGGGCTGAGTCGTGGGCTGGAGGGCATGTACACAAGAGGACTGGCAGGCCCACTGCCCAGCGACTGGCGGCTGCCGTCAGAGGGGGGTCCGTGGGCATCCAGAGGAGCCGAGTAGTAGCCAGAGGTGGAGTGGCTGTAGAGGGGAGTCTGGGCAGGGGTAGGAGCGGCGTAGTCGTACGTCCCTTCCAGGAAGTCCACAGTGGCTGCCCCTCCGGACCCCCGGCTCTCCTCTGGGTACATGTCAGTGAGGGAGGCGCGAGGCAGAGGCGAGAGACGCGGCTGGGTGAGTGTCTCCAGGTCTGAGAGGACTCGGCCGATCCTGGGTCTGAATGCTGGTCCACACGGCTGCCTGTTCTGTGCTGGGCTCTGCCTGAGCAACATCACAGCACAACAGCACTGATAAGCAACATGATTTAGAGCTGCTCTCTCATGCTGGGCGGGGGAGTGGAGATGAGTGCTGctctccctcgctctgtctttccctttttttctttgtcccCTAAAAAAGCCTGTCAGGCAACTTGAAGGGTCCACTAGTCCTCCAGTGCCTTTGCCCTGCCTGCCTTCAGCTTCCGCCAAGCATACTCCAAAAAGAAAGATAAGAAAAGACACCAGAGAAAGACTCCTCCCAACCTCTTTCAAAGAGcctttccctcttttcttgCTATACATCTTTACTAATGTGCAGGAGGGAGGTGAGGCCAGGgggagaaagggggagaaaTGGGAGAGAAATAGTGATTCCCCTCCCCAAATAACTTCCTTTTTCCTCAAACACAACActataaaaatgttttcctaCTCTTTCACCTTTCCCCGGCATTGAAAAGCTTTGACCGGTTGCAGCCGATATCCCGAAAACAAAGCAGTAAACTAGCCGTACGTCTTCCTCTGAATATTTATCACTAATACAGCTGGTGCACGGAACCAGCATGACGTACGATCGGTCTATTTGTggccactttctccatctcacctGAGACTCTGCAGTAAATCAAATCACCGTGGCAATGAGACACATTAGGACGGTGGGTTTTAACAACAGGGGCTGAAAAGAACAGAGAAATTCTGCCACGACAGACACTCACCTCGTACGCAGGAGTCGTCCTCGTGTCTGCTGTGCAACGCCAGGACTGTTCcactctcccccctccctctgctcaTCCCTCTGACTCTCAGGCATCGAGCTGGCCTCATTGAACACAATGGGAACCGAGGAAAGGTTCATGAGGGAAAGGAGAAgataaacaaattaaagttgCAGCCAAATCGATAACTGCGGTGCGTTCAAGCGCCAGGTCACCAtaacacagcaaacagagaGGGAGGTCAAATCTCATCCAGTCAGCCAATAATGACGTAATCAAACCCAAAGGAGAGGATTTACAGTTAAATTTACCTGACTTT is part of the Limanda limanda chromosome 18, fLimLim1.1, whole genome shotgun sequence genome and encodes:
- the esr1 gene encoding estrogen receptor isoform X1, translated to MPESQRDEQREGGEWNSPGVAQQTRGRLLRTRQSPAQNRQPCGPAFRPRIGRVLSDLETLTQPRLSPLPRASLTDMYPEESRGSGGAATVDFLEGTYDYAAPTPAQTPLYSHSTSGYYSAPLDAHGPPSDGSRQSLGSGPASPLVYMPSSPRLSPFMLPPSHHYLETTAPPVYRSSQQPVTREDHCGPRDECYSVGESGGAAGAEGFEMAKETRFCAVCSDYASGYHYGVWSCEGCKAFFKRSIQGRKSTGHNDYMCPATNQCTIDRNRRKSCQACRLRKCYEVGMMKGGVRKDRSRILRRDKRRPGTSDRDTASKDQDHKTAPLQDGRKRSSSTAGGKSSVTVMLPDQVLVLLKGAEPPILCSRQKPGEPYTEVTMMTLLTSMADRELVHMIAWAKKLPGFLQLSLHDQVQLLESSWLEVLMIGLIWRSIQCPGKLIFAQDLILDRNEGNCVEGMAEIFDMLLATASRFRTLKLNSEEFVCLKAIILLNSGSFSFCTGTMEPLHNTSAVQEMLETITDALIHHISQSGCPVQQQWRRQAQLLLLLSHIRHMSNKGMEHLYSMKCKNKVPLYDLLLEMLDAHCLHRPATPAQSWLQAERESSTAASNSIIIIGGGGGGLSSAGPSSGPRGGLESPSRASTGPGVLQYGGSRPDCTHIL
- the esr1 gene encoding estrogen receptor isoform X2, encoding MPESQRDEQREGGEWNSPGVAQQTRGRLLRTRQSPAQNRQPCGPAFRPRIGRVLSDLETLTQPRLSPLPRASLTDMYPEESRGSGGAATVDFLEGTYDYAAPTPAQTPLYSHSTSGYYSAPLDAHGPPSDGSRQSLGSGPASPLVYMPSSPRLSPFMLPPSHHYLETTAPPVYRSSQQPVTREDHCGPRDECYSVGESGGAAGAEGFEMAKETRFCAVCSDYASGYHYGVWSCEGCKAFFKRSIQGHNDYMCPATNQCTIDRNRRKSCQACRLRKCYEVGMMKGGVRKDRSRILRRDKRRPGTSDRDTASKDQDHKTAPLQDGRKRSSSTAGGKSSVTVMLPDQVLVLLKGAEPPILCSRQKPGEPYTEVTMMTLLTSMADRELVHMIAWAKKLPGFLQLSLHDQVQLLESSWLEVLMIGLIWRSIQCPGKLIFAQDLILDRNEGNCVEGMAEIFDMLLATASRFRTLKLNSEEFVCLKAIILLNSGSFSFCTGTMEPLHNTSAVQEMLETITDALIHHISQSGCPVQQQWRRQAQLLLLLSHIRHMSNKGMEHLYSMKCKNKVPLYDLLLEMLDAHCLHRPATPAQSWLQAERESSTAASNSIIIIGGGGGGLSSAGPSSGPRGGLESPSRASTGPGVLQYGGSRPDCTHIL